ACCTCGCTGGGTGGCCGACTGGTCTACGGCATCAACGACCAGTTCAAGTTCTCCACCGAACTGGGCCACGACCAGGTGGAAGCCCCTGGCGGCACCCGCAAGCTGACCAAGCTGACCCTGGCCCCCACCTGGTCGCCCAAAGGACCGGAATTCAAGACCCGACCGGAATTCCGCCTGTTCTACACCTATGCTGTCTGGAACCGAGCAGCGCAGAACGCCGCTGACCAGTTCGATCCGGGTTCGGCCCTGTCGAGCACCGGGACCTTTGGCAGCGACCTGCACGGCTCCAACATCGGCTTCCAAGTCGAGCAGTGGTGGTAACAGCTCCACCGCGACCGGCGTGCTGCCGGTCGCGTTCCTGTCTCTGAACCCGAGAGCATAACAATGAAAAGAACCGTCTCCCTCGCGTCCTTCGCCGGTTGCCTGTTGGCCGCCGCCCTCGCCAGTACCACCGCCCAGGCCGCCCCGGTGACGGCCTGCCTGATCACCAAGACCGACACCAACCCCTTCTTCGTCAAGATGAAGGAAGGCGCCACGGCCAAGGCCAAGGAGCTGGGTGTCAATCTCAAGGCTTATGCCGGCAAGATCGACGGCGACAGCGAAAGCCAGGTGGCCGCCATCGAGACCTGCATCGCCGATGGCGCCAAGGGCATCCTGATCACCGCCTCGGATACCAAGGGCATCGTGCCCAACCTGCAGAAGGCGCGCGACGCCGGCCTGCTGGTGATCGCCCTGGATACTCCGCTGGACCCGGTGGGTGCAGCCGACATGACCTTCGCCACCGACAACCTGCTGGCCGGCAAGCTGATCGGCCAGTGGGCACGGGAAACCCTGGGCGCCAAGGCCAAGGATGCCCGGGTGGCCTTCCTCGACCTGAACGCCTCGCAACCCTCGGTGGACGTGCTACGCGACCAGGGCTTCATGCTCGGCTTCGGCATCGATCCCAAGGATCCGAACGTCATCGGCGACGAGACCGATCCGCGCATCGTCGGCCACGACGTGACCAACGGCAACGAAGAAGGCGGTCGTGCGGCGATGGAGAATCTGCTGCAGAAGGACCCGACCATTAACGTGGTGCACACCATCAACGAACCGGCCGCCGCTGGTGCCTACGAGGCGCTCAAGGCCGTCGGCCGCGAGAAGGACGTGCTGATCGTCTCCATCGATGGCGGTTGCCCGGGCGTGCACAACGTGGCGGACGGCGTCATCGGCGCCACCTCCCAGCAGTATCCGCTGCACATGGCCGCGCTGGGCATCGAGGCGATCAAGACCTTCGCCGATACCGGCAAGAAGCCGACCCCGACCGAAGGCAAGAACTTCGTCGATACCGGGGTGAAGCTGGTGACGGACAAGCCGGTGCCGGGCATCCAGTCCATCGACAGCAAGACCGCCCTGCAGAAATGCTGGGGCTGATGGTCCGTCGTCCCGGCTGAAGAAGCCAGATCGACTGCGCTCGCCCGCCAGCGGCGGCAGCGCGGTCGATCCACTCACAGCCGCTTTCCCGCTATCAGGAGATTGCCATGAGCGATCCGATCTCGCCCTCCTCGTCCGGCCAGCCGTTCGAGCAGGTGCTCAAGCACAGCGCCACGGAGGTGGCCTCCTTCACGCGTGACGAGCGTAGCGCTCTGCTCAAGTTCCGCCATTTCCTGCATTCGCGCCCCTCGGCGGTCTCGCTGCTGGTGCTCTTGCTGTCGCTGGGCATCTTCGGCGCCCTGCTGGGCGGCAAGTTCTTTTCCGCCTTCACCCTGACCCTGATCCTGCAGCAGGTGGCCATCACCGGTATCGTCGGCGCCGCTCAGACGCTGGTGATCGTCACCGCCGGTATCGACCTCTCGGTGGGTGCCATCATGGTGCTGTCCTCGGTGGTCATGGGCCAGTTCACCTTTCGCTACGGTTTGCCGGTGGAGTTGTCGATCCTCTGTGGCCTGGCGGTGGGCACCCTCTGCGGGATGGTCAATGGCTGGTTGATCGCCCGTATCAAGCTGCCGCCCTTCATCGTCACCCTGGGCATGTGGCAGATCGTCCTGGCCGCCAACTTCCTCTATTCGCAAAACCAGACCATCCGCGCCCAGGAGATCGGTACCACGGCGCCCTTGCTGCAGCTGTTCGGCGAGAACTTCCGCCTGGGCGGCGCCGTCTTCACCTATGGGGTGATCGCCCTGGCGGTGCTGGTCGCGCTGCTCTGGTACGTGCTCAACCATACCGCCTGGGGTCGCCATCTCTATGCGGTGGGCGACGATCCCGACGCGGCGGCCCTGGCCGGGGTCAACGTCAGGCGCATGCTGATCACGGTGTATGGCTTGTCTGGACTGATCTGCGCCTTCGCCGGCTGGGTGCTGATCGGCCGCATCGGCTCGGTCTCCCCTACGGCCGGCCAGTTCGCCAACATCGAGTCCATCACCGCGGTGGTGATCGGTGGCATCTCCCTGTTCGGCGGCCGCGGCTCCATCCTCGGCATGCTGTTCGGGGCCCTGATCGTCGGCGTCTTCGCCCTCGGCCTGCGCCTGCTGGGCACCGACGTGCAATGGACCTATCTGCTGATCGGCACGCTCATCATCGCGGCCGTGGCTATCGACCAATGGATCAGAAAGGCGGCCAGCTGATGACTACCGAACCCCTACTGATGGCGCGCGGCCTGGTGAAACGCTACGGCCGCGTCACCGCCCTCGACCATGCCGACTTCGACCTGCTGCCCGGCGAGATCCTCGCCGTGATCGGCGACAACGGCGCCGGCAAATCCTCGCTGATCAAGGCCATCTCCGGCGCCCTGCGCCCGGACGAGGGCGAGATCCGCTTCGAAGGCCAGCCGATCCAGTTCGCCTCGCCCATCGCCGCGCGGCGCGCCGGCATCGAGACGGTCTACCAGAATCTGGCGCTGTCGCCAGCACTGTCCATCGCCGACAACCTCTTCCTCGGCCGCGAGCTACGCAAGCCGGGTCTGCTCGGTACCCTCTGCCGCACCCTGGATCGCAAGGCCATGGAGCGCATCGCCCGGGAAAAGCTCTCCGAACTCGGGCTGATGACCATCCAGAACATCAACCAGGCGGTGGAGACCCTCTCCGGTGGCCAGCGCCAAGGCGTGGCGGTGGCCCGTGCCGCAGCCTTCGGCTCCAAGGTGATCATCCTCGACGAACCCACCGCGGCCCTGGGGGTGAAGGAGTCGCGCAAGGTGCTGGAGCTGATTCTCGATGTGCGCGCCCGGGGCATCGCCATCGTGCTGATCTCGCACAACATGCCCCATGTGTTCGAGATCGCCGATCGCATCCACATCCATCGGCTGGGACGGCGGCTGACGGTGATCGACCCACGGGAGCACTCCATGGCCGATGCCGTGGCGCTGATGACCGGCGCCCAGACCGTGGCCGCCTGAGAGGAGGTCAAGCCGGGACCTTCCAGCCGGCATCCGCGCTGGAAGGCCCCGGCTAGGCCGTCTCGCTTGGGCCAATGTGGTCTTATTTTTTTCGCATAAAGCCTGACCAAAAGCTCAAGTTATCCTGTACGGACACCGATAAAGGATTACTAGTAATTCTTATCGGGGTCACTCAGTCATGCCCACTGCCTTGTCGTTGAAACAGAAGCTGTCGTTGTCGGCCACTGCGGCCGTCCTGGTCGTCGGTGTCGGCCTGACGACCATCAATTTCTTCAATACCCGCGCCGCCCTCGAAGCCTCCACGGTCGAGCAACTGAAGACGGTCAGCTTCGTCTTCAACGGTGGCGTCCAGCAATGGCTGGATGGCAAGGCCGCCGCGCTCCGCGCCCTGGCGGCCGAGACCCCGGAGGCGAACCTTCCGGCCAGTCTCAACCAGGTCAGGCTGTCCGGGAGCTTCGACAATGTCTTCTATGCCCGCGGCGATGGCAGCCAGGTGAATGCCAACGGTGTCCAGTTGCCGCCGGACAACAACGATCCCCGCAAATGGCTGTGGTACCAGCAGGCATTACAGAATCCCGGCCAGGTGTTCTTCTCCATCCCCACCGTCGCGGCGGCGACCAAGCAGAACGTGCTATCGCTGGGCTGGGCGCTGCA
The window above is part of the Pseudomonas oryzihabitans genome. Proteins encoded here:
- a CDS encoding sugar ABC transporter substrate-binding protein, with the translated sequence MKRTVSLASFAGCLLAAALASTTAQAAPVTACLITKTDTNPFFVKMKEGATAKAKELGVNLKAYAGKIDGDSESQVAAIETCIADGAKGILITASDTKGIVPNLQKARDAGLLVIALDTPLDPVGAADMTFATDNLLAGKLIGQWARETLGAKAKDARVAFLDLNASQPSVDVLRDQGFMLGFGIDPKDPNVIGDETDPRIVGHDVTNGNEEGGRAAMENLLQKDPTINVVHTINEPAAAGAYEALKAVGREKDVLIVSIDGGCPGVHNVADGVIGATSQQYPLHMAALGIEAIKTFADTGKKPTPTEGKNFVDTGVKLVTDKPVPGIQSIDSKTALQKCWG
- a CDS encoding ABC transporter permease, producing MSDPISPSSSGQPFEQVLKHSATEVASFTRDERSALLKFRHFLHSRPSAVSLLVLLLSLGIFGALLGGKFFSAFTLTLILQQVAITGIVGAAQTLVIVTAGIDLSVGAIMVLSSVVMGQFTFRYGLPVELSILCGLAVGTLCGMVNGWLIARIKLPPFIVTLGMWQIVLAANFLYSQNQTIRAQEIGTTAPLLQLFGENFRLGGAVFTYGVIALAVLVALLWYVLNHTAWGRHLYAVGDDPDAAALAGVNVRRMLITVYGLSGLICAFAGWVLIGRIGSVSPTAGQFANIESITAVVIGGISLFGGRGSILGMLFGALIVGVFALGLRLLGTDVQWTYLLIGTLIIAAVAIDQWIRKAAS
- a CDS encoding ATP-binding cassette domain-containing protein; this encodes MTTEPLLMARGLVKRYGRVTALDHADFDLLPGEILAVIGDNGAGKSSLIKAISGALRPDEGEIRFEGQPIQFASPIAARRAGIETVYQNLALSPALSIADNLFLGRELRKPGLLGTLCRTLDRKAMERIAREKLSELGLMTIQNINQAVETLSGGQRQGVAVARAAAFGSKVIILDEPTAALGVKESRKVLELILDVRARGIAIVLISHNMPHVFEIADRIHIHRLGRRLTVIDPREHSMADAVALMTGAQTVAA